One Algoriphagus sp. Y33 genomic window, CTCTCTACCATCCGAGGCTGCAATAGTCAAAATTCCATCATTGACCGACCAGCCTGACTCCGGGAAAGTTTCCTTATAGGCACCTTTCCAGCCATCAGAATTCTGACCATTGAACAATAGCTTCCAGCCATTATTTTTCTCGTAAGTTGTAAGTGAGTTTAGACTATTATTAACTACAAAAATATCTTTGTTGAAATCCTTGGGTTCAAGATTCTCAGTTTGGATTTTTACATTTTTGAATGAAGTCTTTCTTCCTGCGTCCTCCGGCTTTTGAATACTGTGCACCTGCAAGCCGATAAAGCCTGTTTTGTCCATATCATCGACTACATACGCCACTTCTTGGCCGTTTATCCAAGTTTTGATCTCGTTCCCGATTGCTTCTATTCTGTAATGGTTGAATTCTCCCATTTTGAAAGCGGATTTTGCTTCAGAATTTAGGTCAAGTGGGTATAGCCAGCCTCTTCGTGCTTCATCATATACGCCACCGGACCAAGCTCTTTCGGAAGGATCAGCTTCGATCTGGTAACCAAAAACCAAACCCTGACCGTCTCTGGCAGCCGGGTCAAATTGCCCTCTCGCCATTACTCCGGAATTGCTCGAAAGGTGACTGATCTTAAGATCCAGCTCCAGGATAAAATCCCCGAACATTTCTTCTGTGATTAGAAATGTGTTGGGAGATCCCGCCACAGCAGTGCCTTCTATAGTCCCATCTACCACTTCGAATGTGGCAGTTCCTGCTACAGGTTTCCAGCCCGTAAGATCTTTTCCATTGAATAAGTCCGTCCAGCCATCATCCGTTTCTTGTGCTCCGGCATAGCTTACCAACGCCATAGAAGTGATCAAAACCGCGAGTATATTTCGGGTGTATTTCATAAAATTGAGGTATTGTTGTTGAGCATAAAATTCAAGATTTAGGTGCATTGCTCCAAAAGGAATTCTTTTAAGTTACGCAATCGTTTGCGAGTAGTATGGAAATAAGTGATGAATAACATCGGTGCGGGGAAGGTCGGAGAAGAATCCGGTAATCTTTCATGTGTTTATAATTGTTTTCTATTGGCCACATGGAATCTCGCACGGTTTATAATCATCCCACTGTGTGTCGTCTTCGACATGCTCGATTTCATCAGTTTATTATTGTTTTGTAATGGTCAGATAGCTTGTCCCGAACTCGTTTCGGGAGAATCTCGGAATAATCATTTCTTCCTTCGACTTTATAGTAGTGC contains:
- a CDS encoding DUF1080 domain-containing protein, translated to MKYTRNILAVLITSMALVSYAGAQETDDGWTDLFNGKDLTGWKPVAGTATFEVVDGTIEGTAVAGSPNTFLITEEMFGDFILELDLKISHLSSNSGVMARGQFDPAARDGQGLVFGYQIEADPSERAWSGGVYDEARRGWLYPLDLNSEAKSAFKMGEFNHYRIEAIGNEIKTWINGQEVAYVVDDMDKTGFIGLQVHSIQKPEDAGRKTSFKNVKIQTENLEPKDFNKDIFVVNNSLNSLTTYEKNNGWKLLFNGQNSDGWKGAYKETFPESGWSVNDGILTIAASDGRESANAGDIVTKEKFSAFDLAFEFRLTEGANSGVKYFVTLTEGNQGSAIGLEYQVLDDDKHPDAKMGRDGNRTMASLYDLIKADKNGRFIKPVGEWNKGRVVVTPDNKVTHYLNGVKVVEYERGSKEYRDLVAISKYAKWDKFGEAEEGYILLQDHGDEVSFKNVKIKPLN